The proteins below are encoded in one region of Pyxidicoccus trucidator:
- a CDS encoding DUF58 domain-containing protein — MLLDAQTLARLRGVKLRARAVMEGVLSGLHKSPHQGQSVEFAEHKEYAPGDELRHLDWKAYGKFDKYYVKRYEHETNLRAVMVVDASASMGYSSGALSKLEVATTLAGALCYLLVRQQDAAGLALMVGGKWRDVPPRASAGHLNVLLETLESTLPNGATDLGSAADHLAEVLPRRSTVIVLTDLLDEKQDALKRILALRQRKNDVSVFHLVDPAELTFPFDDPTLFLDMEGEGRIEVNPREIKESYLEEFNAFLASVKAACAEADVDYELVRTDEKLDDVLLRYLARRGRRG, encoded by the coding sequence ATGCTGCTCGACGCCCAGACGCTGGCCCGCCTCCGGGGAGTGAAGCTGCGCGCCCGCGCGGTGATGGAGGGCGTGCTGTCCGGCCTCCACAAGAGCCCCCATCAGGGGCAGAGCGTGGAGTTCGCCGAGCACAAGGAGTACGCCCCCGGCGACGAGCTGCGCCACCTGGACTGGAAGGCGTACGGCAAGTTCGACAAGTACTACGTCAAGCGCTACGAGCACGAGACGAACCTGCGCGCCGTCATGGTGGTGGATGCCTCCGCCTCCATGGGCTACAGCAGCGGCGCGCTGAGCAAGCTGGAGGTGGCCACCACGCTGGCGGGCGCGCTCTGCTACCTGCTGGTGCGCCAGCAGGACGCGGCGGGCCTGGCGCTGATGGTGGGCGGAAAGTGGCGGGACGTGCCGCCGCGCGCGTCCGCGGGCCACCTCAACGTGCTGCTGGAGACGCTGGAGTCCACCCTGCCCAACGGCGCCACGGACCTGGGCAGCGCGGCGGACCACCTCGCGGAGGTGCTGCCCCGCCGCTCCACCGTCATCGTCCTCACCGACTTGCTGGACGAGAAGCAGGACGCGCTCAAGCGCATCCTCGCGCTGCGGCAGCGGAAGAACGATGTCTCCGTGTTCCACCTGGTGGACCCGGCGGAGCTGACGTTCCCCTTCGATGACCCCACGCTGTTCCTCGACATGGAGGGCGAGGGCCGCATCGAGGTGAACCCCCGTGAAATCAAGGAGAGCTACCTGGAGGAGTTCAACGCCTTCCTCGCGAGCGTGAAGGCGGCGTGCGCCGAGGCGGACGTGGACTACGAATTGGTGCGCACCGACGAGAAGCTGGACGACGTGCTGCTGCGCTACCTGGCGCGGCGCGGGAGGCGCGGGTGA